One Candidatus Binatia bacterium DNA window includes the following coding sequences:
- a CDS encoding sterol desaturase family protein: MPRGMNQFPHSTLGGGVQQVTPAVDRQAPRDRLRVLLSSLPWPVLAAASCWITKVGLDRGIDGSFIVAADFLFLAAALVLLERVFPHEELWQDNDGEVAHDVVFTLLGSGLPGAIAHALVLAALVGVAEWIARHAGGSVWPVSWPVPAQIALVVAIGDFGAYWGHRLFHEIPALWPYHAVHHVVRRLWWMNSGRVHPIDSFVMIVFSIPLLVLAGAPEDMMVWLAIFTTFVGMLSHCNVEMRCGWLDWIFNTPGVHRWHHSRVLAEGNHNYGENTMIWDVVFGTHYRQALRRPPVMVGSETTLPTGIGGQFLEPFRMCRSIVASSFAKSAAPQSFG; encoded by the coding sequence ATGCCCCGAGGGATGAACCAGTTCCCTCATTCAACGCTCGGCGGCGGCGTGCAGCAGGTCACGCCTGCCGTTGACCGCCAGGCGCCGCGCGACCGATTGCGCGTCCTGCTGTCGTCGCTGCCGTGGCCCGTGCTGGCAGCTGCGAGTTGCTGGATCACGAAGGTCGGTCTGGATCGCGGCATCGACGGGTCGTTCATCGTCGCCGCGGATTTCCTGTTCCTTGCGGCGGCGCTGGTGCTTCTCGAACGCGTGTTTCCGCACGAAGAGCTCTGGCAGGACAACGACGGCGAGGTCGCGCACGACGTGGTGTTCACGCTGCTCGGCTCCGGCCTTCCCGGTGCGATCGCGCATGCGCTGGTGCTGGCGGCGTTGGTCGGGGTCGCCGAGTGGATCGCACGACATGCCGGCGGATCGGTGTGGCCGGTGTCGTGGCCCGTGCCCGCGCAGATTGCTCTTGTCGTCGCGATCGGGGATTTCGGCGCCTACTGGGGCCACCGTCTCTTTCACGAAATCCCGGCGCTCTGGCCCTATCACGCCGTCCATCACGTGGTCCGGCGCCTGTGGTGGATGAACTCGGGGCGCGTGCATCCGATCGACAGCTTCGTGATGATCGTGTTCTCGATTCCGCTGCTCGTGCTGGCCGGTGCGCCCGAGGACATGATGGTGTGGCTGGCGATTTTCACGACATTCGTCGGGATGCTCTCGCACTGCAATGTCGAGATGCGCTGCGGCTGGCTGGATTGGATCTTCAACACGCCCGGCGTGCACCGCTGGCACCACTCGCGCGTGCTGGCCGAAGGCAACCACAACTACGGCGAGAACACGATGATCTGGGACGTCGTGTTCGGCACGCACTATCGCCAGGCATTGCGACGCCCGCCGGTGATGGTCGGCTCCGAGACGACGCTGCCGACCGGCATCGGCGGCCAGTTCCTCGAGCCGTTCCGCATGTGTCGCAGCATCGTCGCATCTTCGTTTGCGAAGTCGGCGGCGCCGCAGTCCTTCGGCTGA
- a CDS encoding DUF2156 domain-containing protein, giving the protein MKSSVALREPQAADEIGIVETLVHRFARNPLSILLLCETSWELFRANAVEGGICYFRAHGTAVVWSDPLCAGKDVGATLCEFRAAMNEAGLRTCFLAIGEDTARESLGRHSAVLKVGEEPVFDLRTWKRPRGDRGKRLRWSLNKAEKEGIEVTRYTPAEARQPRLEAEIRSVLAQWQSSLGRESTSTILRTAPLENAQCKQIFLARRAGRLEAVLACSPVYGRNGWYLEDLIRLPESPHGTTELLTVAALESLAAQGFEYASLGIAPLHGFEEQIDSRARWLVAALRLVFDRLDARFHFKALSTYKSKFGPTSWEPSYVAISPAWPSMRLIRAVLAVLDAPGEAPRTRASSAIAAATQVPVLARVGALGLASVSLWQRLSLGGSLGTAFTGVGVAVLLWVVGGLFSEV; this is encoded by the coding sequence ATGAAGTCGAGCGTGGCTCTGCGCGAGCCGCAAGCCGCAGACGAGATCGGCATCGTCGAAACTCTCGTCCACCGCTTCGCAAGAAATCCTCTTTCGATCCTCCTTCTCTGCGAAACCTCGTGGGAGTTGTTCCGCGCGAACGCGGTCGAAGGCGGCATCTGCTATTTCAGGGCCCATGGCACGGCAGTGGTGTGGAGCGATCCACTCTGCGCCGGTAAGGACGTCGGAGCAACGTTGTGCGAGTTTCGCGCGGCGATGAACGAAGCGGGCCTTCGCACCTGCTTCCTCGCGATCGGCGAGGATACCGCGCGCGAGTCACTCGGACGGCACAGCGCTGTGCTCAAGGTGGGCGAAGAGCCGGTGTTCGACCTCCGTACCTGGAAGCGTCCACGGGGAGACCGCGGCAAGCGCCTTCGCTGGAGCCTGAACAAGGCTGAAAAAGAAGGGATCGAAGTTACCCGTTACACACCGGCCGAGGCGCGGCAGCCACGACTCGAAGCGGAGATCCGAAGCGTGCTGGCGCAATGGCAGAGCTCGCTCGGCCGCGAGTCGACCTCGACGATCCTGCGCACGGCGCCGCTCGAGAACGCGCAGTGCAAGCAGATCTTCCTCGCGCGCCGTGCCGGACGCCTCGAAGCCGTGCTGGCGTGCTCTCCCGTCTACGGGCGCAACGGGTGGTACCTCGAAGACCTGATCCGCCTGCCGGAGTCGCCCCACGGGACGACGGAGCTGCTGACGGTGGCGGCGCTCGAGAGCCTCGCTGCGCAGGGCTTCGAGTACGCGAGCCTCGGCATCGCTCCGCTGCACGGGTTCGAGGAGCAGATCGACAGCCGCGCGCGCTGGCTCGTCGCCGCGCTGCGCCTGGTGTTCGATCGCCTCGATGCGCGCTTCCACTTCAAGGCGCTGTCGACGTACAAATCGAAATTCGGGCCGACGAGCTGGGAGCCGAGCTACGTCGCGATCTCGCCGGCGTGGCCGAGCATGCGGCTGATTCGCGCGGTGCTGGCGGTGCTCGACGCGCCGGGAGAAGCGCCCCGCACGCGCGCATCGTCGGCGATTGCAGCCGCGACGCAGGTGCCGGTCCTGGCGCGCGTCGGCGCGCTCGGACTTGCGAGCGTAAGCCTGTGGCAGCGGCTGTCGCTCGGCGGCTCGCTCGGCACTGCGTTTACAGGAGTCGGCGTGGCCGTGCTGCTGTGGGTGGTCGGAGGGCTGTTCTCGGAAGTCTGA